The Buchnera aphidicola (Pseudoregma panicola) genome contains the following window.
TGGTAGATTAAAAATATTTATAAAAAAAATTTTTTTAATTAAAAACAATATAAAAAATTTGGAAAAATAATGTCTATAATAAAAATAAATATTAAAAAAAAATATAAAGCAAAACATTTTTATCCTAAAAAGAAAAAAATACTAACATGGTTAAAGTCAATATTTAAAAAAAAAGTAGAACTAAATATTGTTATGATAAAAAAAAGTGAAATGAAAAAACTTAATTTTAAATATAAAGATAAAAATTATCCAACTAATATATTAACATTTGCATACAAAAAAACACATTGTTTAAAAAACAATTTTATAGGAGAAATAATAATTTGTAATCAAATTATATATGAAGAATCATTACAAAAAAAAAAAACATTACTTTCTTATTGGGCTAGCATTATAATACATGGAGCGTTGCATTTACTTTATAACAATAATTCAAAAAATTTAAAAATTAAAAAATTAGAAAAAAAAATAATGTATAAATTAGGATATAAAAATTTTTATTAAATAATTATTACCAATAACATTTTATATTTTATTAATATATAATATATAAAAAAATGTTTTATTATAAAATAAAATAATAAAATGAATTATAAAGAAAAAAATAAAGAAAAAAAAAATAAAAAAGGATTTCTAAACATTTTTAGAAAGCAACTATTTTATGAAGAACCTAAAAATAGAGATGAACTAATATTATTAATAAAAAATTTTGAAAAAAATTCATTAATAAGTAAAAATACTAGAAATATATTAGAAAAAGTAATTCAAACAACAAAAAAAAGAGTAAAAGAAGTAATGGTTCCAAAATTACAAATGGTAACTATAAAATCAGAAAATAATTTATATGAATGTTTAGAAATAATATTTAAGTCTTATCATTCAAAATTTCCAGTTATTAATAAAAAAAAAAAAATAAAAGGATTTGTTACAATTAAAGATTTTATACCTTTCATAAAAAATAAAAAAAAAAGATTTTCTATAAAAAAAATATTAAAGCCTTTAATAATAATACCAGAAAGTAAATATGTAGATATAGCTCTATATGAACTTAAATCTAAAAAACTGCATATGGCAATAGTAATAGATGAATTTGGAACAGTATCTGGATTAATTACAATAAAAGACATATTAAAACTTATAATAGGAGAAATAAAATACAAATTTAATAATATTAATAAATCTAACATAATAAAAAAAAAAAATAAAAATTTTATAGTAAAAGGACTAACAAAAATTTCAGATTTTAACTCATATTTTAAAACTAATTTTAAAGATTCAGAAGTAGATACAATTGGAGGGTTAATATTAAAATATTTTGGAAAATTACCAAAAATAGGAGAAAAAATTCAAACAAAAAACTTCTATTTTAAAATAATAGAAACAAATAGTATAAGAATAATTAAAATGAAGATAAAAAAAATAAAAAATTAAAAAAATAAAAATTATTTTTTAAAAGAGATAAAAATATATGATAAAACAATATGATCATAAAAAAATAGAAAATAGTGTTCAAAAATATTGGAAAAAAAAAAAATATTTTAAAGTCTGCACAGATAAAAAAAGAAAAAAATATTATTGTTTATCTATGTTTCCATATCCATCAGGAAATTTGCATATGGGTCATATTAGAAATTATACAATAAGCGAT
Protein-coding sequences here:
- the ybeY gene encoding rRNA maturation RNase YbeY, whose translation is MSIIKINIKKKYKAKHFYPKKKKILTWLKSIFKKKVELNIVMIKKSEMKKLNFKYKDKNYPTNILTFAYKKTHCLKNNFIGEIIICNQIIYEESLQKKKTLLSYWASIIIHGALHLLYNNNSKNLKIKKLEKKIMYKLGYKNFY
- a CDS encoding transporter associated domain-containing protein translates to MNYKEKNKEKKNKKGFLNIFRKQLFYEEPKNRDELILLIKNFEKNSLISKNTRNILEKVIQTTKKRVKEVMVPKLQMVTIKSENNLYECLEIIFKSYHSKFPVINKKKKIKGFVTIKDFIPFIKNKKKRFSIKKILKPLIIIPESKYVDIALYELKSKKLHMAIVIDEFGTVSGLITIKDILKLIIGEIKYKFNNINKSNIIKKKNKNFIVKGLTKISDFNSYFKTNFKDSEVDTIGGLILKYFGKLPKIGEKIQTKNFYFKIIETNSIRIIKMKIKKIKN